From Amycolatopsis sp. WQ 127309:
CCAGAAGAGCCCGAAGACCGCGGCGGCGATCCGGGGTTCGGCCGCCGTCAACGGCACGCCGATCGCGGTACCCATGTTGAGGCCGAAGTAGCCGACCGGCCCGTCGACGCCGACGTCCTGGAGCGCGTCGAGCGCCGCCCGCCACTCGGGGACGGCCTGCTCCGCCAGGTGCGCGTTGTACCGGACGACGATCGGTCCGACGGGCTCGCCCGCGGCCATCGCCGCCTGCATGACGGCGATTTCCCGCTCATCGTGGTCCGTACGCGGCCGGTCGCCGTGCCCGGGCGCGTCGAGGACGGCGACGGCGAACCCGCAGCCGGCCACGATCCGCTCGGCCCGGCCGGCCATGGCGGGGGCCTTCTTGTGCGTGCCGCCGCCGTGGCCCATCAGGACCAGGGGAAGGTGCTCGCCACCCGCGGCGGGTGACCAGAGGACACCGGGGACGTCGCCCACGGTGAAGTCGCGTTCGAGGACGCCGTTCGAAGAAGTTTCTGCGGTGAAGTGCATGAGGTGCTGCCTTTCGGGAGAGTCAGGACGCTCCCGGCGGCACCTACGCCGACCACCCGGCCGTGACACGGGAAGGGAGCACCCACGGCAATACGGTCACGGGGCTCACCTCCTCAGGCAGTACACGGTCTTCGGTGAAGCTACCGGCCCGGCTTCAGCAGTCCAACTCATTTACCGGCGTGCCGCCGCGTCGTGCACCCGAGCCACCTACTTCGTGATGGTCTCCTCCAGCACCGACCGCATCGACGTCGCCGGGTGGCCCAGCAGCCGCTCCAGCTCCGGGTCCACCGTCGCGAACTCGCCGCGGCGTGACGCGTGGAACATGCCCAGCAGCATCCGCGCCTGCGGTGCCGGGACGCCGTGGCCGGTCAGCGACTGCACCCACTCCTCGTCGTCCGCCACCACGCGCCGGATCGTGCGGCCCGTCAGCTCCGAGAGGATGCGCGCGACGTCCGTGAGGTCCAGCGCGACCGGGGCGGTCAACGGCGGCGTCGGGCCTTCGAAGGAGCCGCCGGACGCCAGGGTGATCGCCGCCGCTTCGGCGAGGTCGGCGTGCGCGGTCCAGGACACCGGGCCGTCCGCCGGGGCGACCAGCTCGCCGGTGTCCAGTGCCGCGCCGAGCAGCTGGGGCACCGTGCTCGCGTAAAACCCGTTGCGCAGCACGGTGAACGGCGCCCCCGTCTTGGCCAGGTACGCCTCCGTCGCCGCGTGGTCGGGCATCGGCGCGAACAGCGAATCGCCGGCCGCGCCCTGGTGGCTCGTGTAGAGGATGCGCTCCGCACCCGCGTCCCGGGCGGCCTCGATCGCCGTGACGTGGCTCTGGACGGCCTTCCCGCCCGTCTCGTTCGCCGAGACGATGAGCACCTGCGTGGCGCCCTCGAAAGCCTCCGCGAGGGACTGCGGGTCGCCGAAGTCGCCGCGCCGCACGCGCACGCCGAGGTCGCCGGCGCGGCCGACGTCGCGCACGCTGACGCCGATCCGCTCGGCCGGGACGCGCTCGCGCAGCCGCTCGACGATCCGGGAACCGAGCTTGCCGGTCCCACCGGTGATGACGATCATGGTCCACCTCTCGCTAACGTTGATAGTAACGACGTTAGCATCATGGATACCACAGATGCGTTATCATCGAAACCATGAGGACGGTCCGGGGCGAGACGCGCACGAACATCGTCGAGGTCGCGGCGCGGCTCCTGCGCGAACAGGGCGTGGCCGCGGTCACGATCCGCGCCGTCGCGCAGGCGGCCGGCCTGCAGCCGCCGGCCATCTACCGGTTCTTCGCGGACAAGGACGCCCTGCTCGACGTCGTCGCCGAGCACGCCTTCAGCACCTACGTCACCGGGAAGGCCGTCGACGAGACGCTCGATCCCGTGGCCGACCTGCGCGCCGGCTGGGACGCGCACGTCGCCTTCGGCCTCGCCAACGCGGCGTTGTTCGGCCTGCTGATCGACCCGCGGCGCACCTCCGGCGGCGCCACGGCCGCCGGGCTGGCGGTCCTGCGCGCCCGCGTCCGGCGTGTCGCGGCGACCGGGCGCCTGCGGGTCACCGAACGCCGCGCCGTCGAGGTGATCCACGCGGCCGGCACCGGCGCCGTGCTCACGCTGCTGGCCGGGCCGCCGGACGACCGGGAGCCCGGGCTCGCCGACACGATGTACCAGGCCGTGCTGCACGCGATCCTCGCCGACGCGCCGGCGCCCGGCGCCGTCGTGCCGGGACTGTCGAAGCTGACCGCCGCCGAACGCACCCTGCTGAACGAGTGGCTCGGCCGGCCCGGCTGAGCTGGGGCAGACTGGGCGGCGTGCCGGAACTCCCCGAAGTCGAGCTCGCCCGTCAGGTTCTCATCGGTGCGCTCGGCCGCAAGATCCGTGACGTCGACGACCACGACGACTGGGTCTGCCGGCCGCACCCGCCCGGCGAGATCGCCGCCGCGCTGACCGGCGGGCGGCTGACCGCCGCGCGCCGGCGTGGCAAGACGCTGTGGTGCGAAACCGAAGGCGGCGACGGGCAACCCGGCCCGAACCTCGGCCTGCACCTGGGGATGGCCGGCCAGCTGCGGCTCGGCGACGAGCGCGGGCCGCTCGGCCCGGAGCAGCTCACCGGCCGCGTGGAGAAACCCGAGTGGTTCCGGTTCGGGATCACCTTCACCGACGGCGAACAGCTGCTCCTGTTCGACACGCGACGGCTGGGCCGGGTGCGCCTCGACCCCGATCTCGACGCGCTGGGCCCCGACGCCGGCGAGATCTCGCGGGCGGACTTCCGGGAACGCGTCGGCCGCGGCCGGGCGCCGCTGAAGGCGCGGCTGCTCGACCAGTCCGTGGTGGCCGGCATCGGCAACCTGCTGGCCGACGAGACCCTGTGGCAGGCCGCGCTGAGCCCGTCGCGGCCGGTGGACGGCCTGACCGGCGACGAGCTCACCGAGCTCCACAAGGCACTGAAGAAGGCGTTGCGCGCCGCGATCAAGCACGGCGGCGTGCACACCGGCGAGATCATCGGGCACCGCCGCGCCGGCGACCACTGTCCCCGCTGCGGCGCGGAGATGGCGCACGGCACGGTCGGCGGCCGGTCGGCCTGGTGGTGTTCGAAGGAACAGCTGAACTAACGGGGGCCCAGGCCGGTGCGGCCGTCGATCAGCTCGCGCACGACGTCCAGCTGGCCGGCGTGCCGGGCCGTCTCCTCGATCA
This genomic window contains:
- a CDS encoding alpha/beta hydrolase, yielding MHFTAETSSNGVLERDFTVGDVPGVLWSPAAGGEHLPLVLMGHGGGTHKKAPAMAGRAERIVAGCGFAVAVLDAPGHGDRPRTDHDEREIAVMQAAMAAGEPVGPIVVRYNAHLAEQAVPEWRAALDALQDVGVDGPVGYFGLNMGTAIGVPLTAAEPRIAAAVFGLFWPEPLAETAKRITIPIEFALQWDDEHIPREAGLALFDAFGSKEKSLHANAGAHKELPRFEADSAVRFFARHLGGAR
- a CDS encoding NAD(P)H-binding protein; translation: MIVITGGTGKLGSRIVERLRERVPAERIGVSVRDVGRAGDLGVRVRRGDFGDPQSLAEAFEGATQVLIVSANETGGKAVQSHVTAIEAARDAGAERILYTSHQGAAGDSLFAPMPDHAATEAYLAKTGAPFTVLRNGFYASTVPQLLGAALDTGELVAPADGPVSWTAHADLAEAAAITLASGGSFEGPTPPLTAPVALDLTDVARILSELTGRTIRRVVADDEEWVQSLTGHGVPAPQARMLLGMFHASRRGEFATVDPELERLLGHPATSMRSVLEETITK
- a CDS encoding TetR/AcrR family transcriptional regulator — its product is MRTVRGETRTNIVEVAARLLREQGVAAVTIRAVAQAAGLQPPAIYRFFADKDALLDVVAEHAFSTYVTGKAVDETLDPVADLRAGWDAHVAFGLANAALFGLLIDPRRTSGGATAAGLAVLRARVRRVAATGRLRVTERRAVEVIHAAGTGAVLTLLAGPPDDREPGLADTMYQAVLHAILADAPAPGAVVPGLSKLTAAERTLLNEWLGRPG
- a CDS encoding Fpg/Nei family DNA glycosylase; amino-acid sequence: MPELPEVELARQVLIGALGRKIRDVDDHDDWVCRPHPPGEIAAALTGGRLTAARRRGKTLWCETEGGDGQPGPNLGLHLGMAGQLRLGDERGPLGPEQLTGRVEKPEWFRFGITFTDGEQLLLFDTRRLGRVRLDPDLDALGPDAGEISRADFRERVGRGRAPLKARLLDQSVVAGIGNLLADETLWQAALSPSRPVDGLTGDELTELHKALKKALRAAIKHGGVHTGEIIGHRRAGDHCPRCGAEMAHGTVGGRSAWWCSKEQLN